From Sphaeramia orbicularis chromosome 21, fSphaOr1.1, whole genome shotgun sequence:
TGTTTTTCCTTGCTCCAAACTATGGTTATGGTTCTAGGCCTTTAAACATAATgagctgtgcacttttaatcgtCCTtgaccaaatatagtgtaagattctgttgaaagttactgtccTACAATTTAGGTTAGATTGACTTTGTGTAAAACTtcttacatacatatttatatttcaaaGTACTCCAATATTCTAACTGCACAAGGACATATGACCTTGAAAAGTAGGTCatgtcacctattttcaatagacttctgctccatgacaagatgcatTCACAGTATAAATTTAGTGCAGATATTGCACTATTTAACTGCATACAGTAGAATACACTTCAACTGACCTGGTGGTGCAGGTGTACCTGAATTCTGATTGGGTGGGGAGTTTCCTCTTTGATTCTGGTCTGGTTTCCCCTGTCATGGTGGTAAAGAACATAGTTTTAACATAATGCCATCACTTGTGTTAGGGTGCACTGAGAACATacttggaaacacacacacacacacaggtcttgTTCAAAGttacatttcagtgaccaccAGAACTCTGCATGTTGAATATTACGTTATAGTGGATTTAAGTGACTGGGGCTATTATTTGGACTAAATGCCCAGAGAGAAATAAGTGCAGGGGTACTCACAGACTTGTTTTGCTGGTTGGCCTGGGCTAGCAGCTCTGGGTTTGGTTCACTGAAGTTGGGCACTTCTGAATACACCATGCAGAACCTAGAGACAAAACACCCATTTACAGAACATTCCAGCAGCAGACACTGGTTTCACTGGATCAATGAGTTACTGTGGTGACACAGCTTCATAAAACGCTGcatcataaatatatatacacacacatatatatatatattatatatatatatatatatatatatatatatatatatatatatatacacatatatatatacactatatatatatagatatatatacacacatatatatatacacatatatatatatatatatacatatatatatatatatatatatatacatacatatatatacatacatatatatatatatatatattatatatatatatatatatatatatataatatatgcatGCAATACATGGCTGTGCAGAGGATGTCTCAACAGGTATCAACATCTGACCAAGGAGAATGAGGAGAGCTGGATATGTAGATTTGCTAAACGTCATTCAtgtacgtttaaaaaaaaaaaaaaaaaaaaaaaaaaaaaatattgtgtgaAGGTTGGGAAGCATCATCGCTAATGTTTTAGTCGCAGAGGCCCAAAATGTATTATAAATAATTCAGATCTTTTCATTTACATAAAAGTATTTTTATTAATACTACTTTAGAAATTCCAACATGCAGTTATTGAACATGTTACAATTGCTGTTTTTAGAATGATACTTTTCTCAACCAATGTACAGCAACAGGTACAATATTCTCTAAGAATGCATTTAGTAACAATCAGTATCACATTCAGGTTTTGATTCAGAAATACCGCTTTAAAATTAAGGTCACCTTGTAACAGCGTATATCAGCTTCAATCAATGATTCAATAGGAGCATGTTACTTACTGGCCTTGTATGATGCTTCAACTAGACAAGAGTTAACATTTCAAACAGATGTTCTGCCTTATACTTACTCTCCAATCTTCTGTAGATCCCCTCCTCTTCCAGTGTATAGGGTTAGGCAGCCTTTCCATATAGATGCATAGCTATTAGgttaataaaaagaaaacatcacTTATCCTGGTACTTGGCAGCATTCAGTTCAGATATATTACATAAAGCCTGTCAAGTACACCCGTTGCCCCCTGATTACGACTTAAAATGAAGGTGGGTTGAACAGTCAGTACATAATAAAGCAGTTGTTGTGTTCATCTGATCTATGCAAAACTGTAAGACGAGCCCCTACCCTCTGGTTAGCTTGATAATATCTCCTGGTTGAATAAGGCTGCCCAGTTCATCCCAAACTGAAATGGCAATGCTTCCACTCTTGTCTGCCACCTTGCAGGAGCGAACCTCATGTCCATCCTTCGTTTTGGTTACCCGTCCTAATAGAACAAACCAATATATGATTAGACAAACCGAAGCATTTACGGTcaaaaaaacttcaacaaaaatAAGTTATACAAATGCATGCAAAATGACCACTGGTCCCTTTAAGAGAGAGGACACGAGTGAATAGTAAAGGGAGCTAACGCCATGGTACAGTTACTTACCTATTTCCAAAACAATGAATACGATATTCAAATTTTTCGACCCAGGCTTCACATCCTTTATCAAAAACAAGGCCTCGTTTGTCGGAGTTGCCATTGTTTCTGTCGAAGAAGAATAATGGcctgtgttcttttcttttctggcaCTTATACCAACTACCGCTAACTGCTAAGACTACAGGCTAACAGTAACTTGCCCTCTGTAGTTACCCTGTAATGTGTAGCTATAACGTTAGCATTAGCTCAGCAAACTAATTAGCCTGCTAGCCAAATATCTGTGACGTTAAATCGCTCGTAATGGTttacagacacaaagacaaaCTTGACAACACCAAGGGGAATACCATAAGTATTTCTGTCGTCGGAAACGACATATAAGATACTTCTCTCTTCTGAAAAACTCCCAACTCCAATTTACAGTAACTGGGTTCGTTAGCTACCGTAATTAGCTTTGCTAAGAAATACTTTACTAAAATATGAGCGGGCTAGTGAGCTACCTGGTTTTAAATTCAGACCATACGTCTATTAGCATCTTTATTTCTACAATTATAGCCATAACTAAAGATTCATTATTTACACGGCGTTAACATGAAAAACGCATTGATTTTAAATCACCCAAACGTTTAGCAACGCAGTTTGCCACAATGTGTAGTTTAGTCAGTGACAAGTCCAGAATCCTAAGTCAAGTCTGGGATGTTCCCTAACAAAGACGGCTCTACTGACAGTCACGTAGAGTTAGTCCAGAACTTACGGTATTGTCTGTGTTCTAACTGTTTTTCAACTACTCCCTCCACTATTCAAAAAAATTCCATCGTTAACCTCAACGTCAGTATTATCACATCCATCCACCGCAGTCCCTTTGTGTGGCTCTGAGTAGAAGGAACTGTTAGCTTTGCTAACGCGCCGCCTGGGAAAAGGCTGTTTTTGTTACACTATAGTGTCTACACATCTGACTGTGGCCCTTTACAGCGGTTCAGTTGTTCGAGACACCTAAATATAATTGAGCTTGTTATTTATAGCGAAAGACTAACAATGCCAAAACGCCTCTGTAAAAAACTGCACCCGCTTTACACCATGACCCAGTAGCTATAAAGTCTACTTTGACTACAGCCCCAACAACTACGTCAGCGCCTGCTGCCGCTCAGCTTTATGTGGTCCGGTCAGTTCCATTCCACCACACCGGGAGGGGACTCAGGGGTGGACATGTCTGTTTGTGTTCTCTTCACACACCGACTGCGCATGTTAATAATATAATACGTGTCTTTAATTTATGAATTGAAGACTCTTAGATTACACGCACACAGTGTATTTGaccggagaagaagaaaaaggaaaaaaaaagaaagaacggTTAATACCATTGTATCAGTACATCACGTCCGGAAACAACGCGAGACGAGAGCACGTGTGAATTCATTGTGtcctttttatttttgtaacatttttcattattatcttTTGCCATTATATTACGGAAAAATCGACCATCGTGTCTAACTTACATTGGAAATTAATTTAACGCGTGTTGTTTCGACAGTAACTGAGTGAATGAACAGTTAATGTGTAACGTTCGACAGTTAAAGTCATAAATACAGTCACCTCAATGTAGGAAACATGTGAAGTAGCGTATGATTCTACAATTTAAAATCAAAAATGATACGTCACGAACAGGATTCGAACCTGTGCGGGGAAACCCCATTGGATTTCGAGTCCAACGCCTTAACCTCTCGGCCACCGTGACTTCACTCCCTGTTAAATTACCTGTCAGTAATAAATATACAGATGGAAAACACAGTCTGTTcatgttttttgctgtttttcttgtCAATTTAGATTTTTATCTTTCTGTGGTGTGGATCGGCGATTCCCTTGTGATACACGCAGATAATTCTGGAAGACATTTGCCGGTGAAAAAAGCAGAACATCTGTTTCTGAGTACGAACATTGGAGGGAGACAAACACCACAACAACACAGCCATGTCCAGGAGGTGGACCAAACAAACCTGTTCTATGCTTATATGGTTTTGATTGATTGGAAATGAagagaagctttttttttctttttttttttaaaccacaaaaCAGTCAGATAATTaccctgtttattttttttttttagttttgaattgactttttttttttccttttccttttttctttcttttttttttttttttttttacatttccaacAGCaacaaatacagggtgtcccgtaagtctccatacatatgaaaaataaacgtttcttgacataaaccatttttatttatataatatgctctatatgactgccattttgtcgggaacacatttcgatgcgtgtcctccactgctgaagaactataaagaagaaatataaagaaatacatgttggaaccatatgtattatgtctcctatgtatggagactttgAGACTTCCTGTAGTTTTCACCAAAATGTCCCAGTTCTGTAAAACCTTCAGAACATCCTGCAGGTTATGCAACATGTTTTACTTTTATGGTACTATTTAGGGTGAATGAAATTTGAGTAAATAGCAGAAGTGTCACATACAAATACTTCACCTTAAATTGAAATTTTGGCTATCTATAATTTAcaggagtaattatttttttaggCAGCTCTTTACTTTCTACTCTTCACATTTTAGTTTCATTACTCTTATTtaatttcagcttgttttcattcaaGCTTGTCgtcattcaaattaaaaaaaaaaaaaaaaaaaaaactctccagATAAATGGCTccatctggatagagtgaatttgactgTGGTTGGATGGGTAGTATTTACATGGTCAAACTAGTGTAAGGATAATTAAAAATGTTGACATAAAGCTGCCTTTTTATGGGGTAAGGAAACTGTCagaatattcatgtgcataagacAGATATGTGTGCACATTAGCctgtagttgtgcaaaaataaatctaTATATAGTTGAGCCTGTACCTCAAATCAACACAGGTGTGGGGAAAGGGCCGAGGAAAAGGTATGGGGTTATGTTACTGTCAAAATATCATGTGCATAAGATagaaatgtgtgcatattagtctgtagttgtgccaaaaataaatatttgtaaactcttgaatgagttcagctgtacattaaagctctacctaccgatgtggcattctcacaacacttagtaaaagtttgaacatgtacatcccgcctccctccaaagccccgcccacttcccctgtCTGGGCTCTgacgctcccctcctctcacctgatgggcgcggtggaagcagaggtggaggcggaggtccggtctgcTTCAGCGTGTCcacacccctccctcagtaatcagatacatcatccacctgccgcagcccctgtttcatcagtagaccctgtatttaagggtgtggtctgcgCAGAGCTGGGTCAGCGTCTTCACCTGGGAGCTGAGGTGTCCAGGCGATGGGCTGGACTGTGAACGTACAGCTTCCGCGAATTTTCTATAGATATTTGAGGTTTCACAGTCCATACATTTATTatcctacatcacaggtgtccaacatgcggcccaggggccaaatccggcccgccaaagggtccagtctggcccctgggatgaatttgtgaaatgcaaaaattacactgaagatattaatcattttagttcaggttccacatacagaccaattcaatctccagtaggtcggatcagtcaaatactatcataataacccataaatactcacaactccaaatttttctctttgtaaatgtaaaaattttcatgttattttactgtatttacactaaaacaaattaatatttcacaataacacaaataacctcaacaaatataaacattttgaaatgtctggagtgtaattttaacaatattctgcctgttattcaatgttttgtgtatttgttgatccactgtgatctgtaagttgtaatttacatgtttaaatgataaactgagacataatattgttaaaattgcacttagttttcttaagaaatttcagtttgttcatgtaattcacattgctttaaaggatagttggtggatgtaaacattttcatcacataattttacttttttttgccctaaaacatagaagaaagtttggagttgacattatttctatattattatgttattatttcactggtccggcccacttcagatcaaatttggctgaatgtggtccctgaactaaaatgagtttgacacccctgtcctacatCCTCCTACATTGTgcgacaccaagtacatgtacctgtgtgAGTCCTACGGTCATgaaagctgacctttgacctgtctgtttagtccagtacaccagactaccggattttatctccatccttcattcatcggactctgTCTGCTGCAGTCAGGttcttctgtttgttccccttagttgttgtttctgttaataaatccgttttttccccttcatgtgcatttcagtcttatccattcacatcctagacaggagactgtggtcagcagaggtacccatatcggatgctggacggcggtaatggatgattgacaggaggctcagccaggcttgGCCAAtgatttcattcggaccgaataaaatgattggctgCAAATGATTGACTTTTATCAGAAacatatgagaattaaacatttttgagtttcaatacctggtggatttcttttacattttagtttggcACATGCTTATtaagagcattttaagatgacgaaAGAAAAGTGCTAGAAATGTCACAttatacagtatagctttaaatgtactgagtgtattttatcagaatacgaATGAATAAGTTTTGACATCAATgattacaaacacaaaatacaactgtacgattgttctttctccatcacaaatacaAATTGACCAACGTGACTTTACTGTCCAAAATCCGTACCCACTTCACAGATATTATTTATGGAGCAGacgatccatggattcacagactgaccatgagttcaggttccagatcaggtccagatcaggcaggatcactgtcCAAGATAGACGACCAAGTCAGAGAATGAGaccaggtccaatccaaccattCGTCCACAGAGAAGGAACCTGAGCTCATGGTCGGTTTGtcaatccatggatcctctgctccagaaataatgtctgtgaagtggggacaGATTTTGGACAGTAGAGTCACAATAGGGGATTCAtatttgtgatg
This genomic window contains:
- the LOC115412980 gene encoding SOSS complex subunit B2-like, coding for MATPTNEALFLIKDVKPGSKNLNIVFIVLEIGRVTKTKDGHEVRSCKVADKSGSIAISVWDELGSLIQPGDIIKLTRGYASIWKGCLTLYTGRGGDLQKIGEFCMVYSEVPNFSEPNPELLAQANQQNKSGKPDQNQRGNSPPNQNSGTPAPPGQLKCILLYAVK